In Desulfosediminicola ganghwensis, a single window of DNA contains:
- a CDS encoding HypC/HybG/HupF family hydrogenase formation chaperone, whose product MCLAIPMKVVKVEGNPDDFTTSQLATVDADGIQKEVRLDIVDHWPNVGDYVIIHAGFAIHSLVEEEAKKNLALLKQLADTMPEELLTSPDDLK is encoded by the coding sequence ATGTGTCTCGCAATACCCATGAAGGTTGTCAAGGTTGAAGGCAACCCCGATGACTTCACAACCAGCCAGCTTGCCACCGTCGACGCCGATGGCATCCAGAAAGAAGTTCGTCTCGATATCGTTGACCACTGGCCCAATGTAGGCGACTACGTAATAATACATGCCGGTTTTGCTATTCACTCCCTGGTTGAGGAAGAGGCGAAAAAAAACCTCGCCTTGCTCAAGCAACTGGCAGATACCATGCCGGAAGAACTTCTCACCTCCCCGGATGATTTGAAATAA
- a CDS encoding hydrogenase maturation nickel metallochaperone HypA, which produces MHEMSLVQGLFEQLKGLAAENNSTKVLSVTMEIGPICGVVVDSFQFGFEILSSQEEMFKNTELIIEIPEVTYTCTSCGHQEVSAGERPDACAKCDEFFLTPSGGDDLILKRVEME; this is translated from the coding sequence ATGCATGAAATGTCACTGGTCCAGGGGTTGTTCGAGCAGCTCAAAGGACTCGCAGCAGAAAACAATTCAACCAAGGTGCTCAGTGTCACCATGGAGATTGGACCCATCTGCGGGGTGGTCGTCGACTCGTTTCAGTTTGGTTTTGAAATCCTTTCTTCCCAGGAAGAGATGTTCAAAAACACCGAGTTGATCATAGAGATACCTGAAGTAACCTACACCTGCACCAGCTGTGGCCATCAGGAAGTGTCGGCCGGTGAAAGACCCGATGCATGTGCCAAGTGTGACGAGTTTTTCCTCACCCCGTCGGGTGGCGACGACCTTATCCTGAAGAGGGTTGAGATGGAATAG
- a CDS encoding HyaD/HybD family hydrogenase maturation endopeptidase, protein MTETKKIGIAGIGNLLLRDEGFGVHVVHYLQNNYDFPENIDIQDVGTAGIYMAPFLETCDPVLVIDVVDIAGEPGSFHFYSLQDVKAGTFQTRMSPHQLGLLEIVEVCKLRGEAPEQVEFYTIIPKELTESIELSDVAEARMVEVSEMILKRLDELGVQYTKKDVPSGTGPV, encoded by the coding sequence ATGACAGAGACAAAGAAAATAGGAATCGCCGGTATCGGCAACCTGTTGCTCAGGGATGAAGGCTTTGGCGTTCATGTTGTTCATTACCTCCAGAATAATTATGATTTCCCTGAGAATATTGATATTCAGGACGTGGGCACCGCCGGCATTTATATGGCGCCATTTCTTGAGACCTGCGATCCCGTATTGGTGATCGATGTGGTCGATATTGCAGGGGAACCCGGCTCATTCCACTTTTACTCACTCCAGGATGTGAAAGCCGGAACGTTCCAGACCCGCATGTCTCCCCACCAGCTTGGCCTGCTCGAGATTGTCGAGGTGTGTAAACTTCGAGGCGAGGCACCTGAGCAAGTTGAGTTCTACACCATAATCCCCAAAGAACTCACTGAAAGTATTGAACTCTCAGACGTTGCCGAAGCACGGATGGTTGAAGTTTCCGAGATGATACTGAAGAGGCTCGACGAACTTGGAGTGCAATATACCAAGAAAGACGTGCCATCTGGCACAGGACCAGTCTGA
- the hypD gene encoding hydrogenase formation protein HypD yields MKHYDEYRDAELIKPLVEELHRSVTKPLRVMEVCGSHTMAIFRNGLRSILPDGLELVSGPGCPVCVTSAPHMDAFIAMADRPGVRVAIFGDLFRVPGSNGSLANASSRGARVDIVYSPMDALEIAKNNPDELVVFLGVGFETTTPTIAATIMAAKVQNVQNFNVFSTQKTMPVPLNALLGDPELKIDGLLCPGHVSSIIGAKAYQPLAEKFGLACVVAGFETADLVKSLSMLARQVATGDIKVENVYSRVVNWEGNPRAQKMVYEIFEPCDTDWRGLGVIPGSGLKIRDQYQEFDAQVRLEIELPEVEEAKGCMCGQILKGINTPQDCPLYAKRCTPANPIGPCMVSSEGTCAAYFKYGQD; encoded by the coding sequence ATGAAACACTATGATGAATATCGTGACGCAGAGCTGATCAAGCCACTCGTTGAGGAACTTCATCGCTCTGTTACCAAACCGTTGCGGGTAATGGAGGTCTGCGGCTCCCATACCATGGCTATTTTCAGAAACGGACTCCGTTCCATCCTGCCGGATGGTTTGGAACTCGTCTCTGGTCCCGGCTGTCCCGTCTGCGTTACCTCAGCTCCACATATGGACGCTTTTATCGCCATGGCTGACAGGCCAGGTGTGCGGGTCGCAATTTTTGGTGACTTGTTCCGAGTACCGGGATCCAACGGCTCCCTTGCCAATGCCAGTTCCAGAGGGGCCAGGGTTGATATCGTTTATTCACCGATGGACGCCCTTGAAATTGCCAAAAACAATCCTGATGAGCTGGTCGTTTTTCTTGGTGTTGGTTTCGAGACCACCACTCCGACTATCGCCGCCACCATCATGGCTGCCAAGGTTCAGAATGTGCAGAATTTCAACGTGTTTTCTACCCAGAAAACCATGCCCGTTCCCCTGAACGCCCTGCTCGGTGATCCTGAGTTGAAAATTGACGGCCTGCTTTGTCCCGGCCACGTCTCGTCAATCATCGGGGCCAAAGCATACCAGCCGCTTGCTGAGAAATTCGGCCTGGCCTGTGTGGTTGCCGGATTTGAAACCGCTGACCTCGTCAAGAGCCTTTCCATGCTGGCCCGGCAGGTCGCCACCGGCGATATCAAGGTTGAGAATGTCTACTCTCGTGTCGTTAACTGGGAAGGCAACCCACGCGCCCAGAAGATGGTGTATGAAATCTTCGAGCCCTGCGATACCGACTGGCGTGGCCTCGGCGTCATACCCGGCTCCGGCCTGAAGATTCGTGATCAATACCAGGAGTTTGACGCTCAGGTCCGCCTTGAAATCGAACTGCCGGAAGTCGAAGAAGCCAAAGGCTGTATGTGTGGTCAGATTCTCAAGGGTATCAACACCCCTCAAGATTGCCCGCTCTACGCGAAACGCTGCACCCCGGCCAACCCGATTGGCCCCTGTATGGTTTCCAGTGAAGGCACCTGTGCCGCCTATTTCAAATACGGCCAGGATTAA
- the hypE gene encoding hydrogenase expression/formation protein HypE codes for MSDKTILLDHGSGGLASQELIGTLFLKHLDNPILHSLEDSAIIEKQSGRLAFTTDSYVVDPLFFPGGDIGKLAVHGTINDLAMRGAKPICLSLGLILEEGLLLDDLEKIIISIAEACNEADVPVVCGDTKVVPKGKGDKIFINTSGIGVVADEINISSKNAKAGDAVILSGTLGDHGITIMTRRAGISLDGDLKSDTMALHGLVAKLLAELPDDVRTMRDPTRGGVATSLNEIADASRLSIELKEEDLPIRPTVRAACEMLGLEPLYLANEGKMLLVVSGDKAEQALAVMQSTREGAEAKIIGRIVEGKAGRVVINTPVGGSRVVTQLHGEPLPRIC; via the coding sequence ATGTCAGATAAAACTATTCTTCTCGACCATGGCAGCGGCGGTCTCGCCAGCCAGGAACTGATCGGCACTCTTTTTCTCAAGCATCTCGACAACCCGATCCTGCACAGTCTTGAAGACAGTGCAATCATAGAAAAACAATCCGGGCGACTCGCCTTTACCACTGATTCATATGTGGTCGACCCGCTGTTCTTTCCTGGTGGGGATATCGGCAAACTCGCTGTACACGGCACCATCAACGATCTCGCCATGCGGGGAGCCAAACCTATCTGCCTCAGCCTGGGTCTGATTCTGGAAGAAGGGCTGCTCCTGGATGATCTGGAAAAAATCATCATCTCCATCGCCGAAGCATGCAACGAAGCGGATGTTCCAGTGGTTTGCGGAGACACCAAGGTGGTACCGAAAGGTAAAGGTGACAAAATCTTTATCAATACCTCCGGCATAGGGGTCGTTGCCGATGAGATCAATATCTCATCCAAAAACGCCAAAGCCGGTGACGCGGTGATCCTTTCAGGCACCCTGGGCGATCATGGCATCACCATCATGACCCGCCGCGCCGGAATCAGTCTCGATGGCGATCTGAAAAGCGATACCATGGCGCTTCATGGCCTGGTGGCAAAGCTGCTCGCCGAGCTACCTGACGATGTCCGCACCATGCGTGACCCGACCAGGGGAGGTGTAGCCACCTCACTCAATGAAATTGCAGATGCAAGCCGGCTCTCCATCGAACTGAAGGAAGAGGATCTTCCCATACGACCGACAGTCCGTGCCGCCTGTGAAATGCTCGGCCTTGAACCTCTGTACCTTGCCAATGAAGGCAAGATGCTGCTTGTCGTAAGCGGTGACAAGGCTGAGCAGGCCCTGGCCGTGATGCAATCTACCAGAGAAGGCGCTGAAGCAAAAATTATAGGCAGGATCGTCGAAGGAAAAGCGGGTCGGGTTGTAATCAACACCCCGGTAGGTGGTTCGAGGGTAGTGACCCAACTTCATGGCGAACCACTGCCGAGAATCTGCTGA